From a single Sorghum bicolor cultivar BTx623 chromosome 5, Sorghum_bicolor_NCBIv3, whole genome shotgun sequence genomic region:
- the LOC8056976 gene encoding chalcone synthase 4: MAAATVTVEEVRKAQRATGPATVLAIGTATPANCVHQADYPDYYFRITKSEHMTELKEKFKRMCDKSQIRKRYMHLTEEYLAENPNMCAYMAPSLDARQDIVVVEVPKLGKAAAQKAIKEWGQPKSKITHLVFCTTSGVDMPGADYQLTKMLGLRPSVKRLMMYQQGCFAGGTVLRVAKDLAENNRGARVLVVCSEITAVTFRGPSESHLDSMVGQALFGDGAAAVIVGADPDERVERPLFQLVSASQTILPDSEGAIDGHLREVGLTFHLLKDVPGLISKNIERSLEEAFKPLGITDYNSIFWVAHPGGPAILDQVEAKVGLKKERMRATRHVLSEYGNMSSACVLFILDEMRKRSAEDGQATTGEGLDWGVLFGFGPGLTVETVVLHSVPITTGAAITA, translated from the exons ATGGCCGCCGCGACTGTGACCGTCGAGGAGGTGAGGAAGGCGCAGCGCGCGACGGGCCCGGCCACCGTGCTGGCGATCGGGACGGCGACGCCGGCCAACTGCGTGCACCAGGCGGACTACCCGGACTACTACTTCCGGATCACAAAGAGCGAGCACATGACCGAACTCAAGGAGAAGTTCAAGAGGATGT GCGACAAGTCGCAGATCCGGAAGCGGTACATGCACCTGACGGAGGAGTATCTGGCGGAGAACCCCAACATGTGCGCGTACATGGCGCCGTCGCTGGACGCCCGCCAGGACATCGTGGTGGTGGAGGTGCCCAAGCTAGGCAAGGCCGCGGCGCAGAAGGCAATCAAGGAGTGGGGGCAGCCGAAATCCAAGATCACCCACCTCGTCTTCTGCACCACCTCCGGCGTCGACATGCCGGGCGCTGACTACCAGCTCACCAAGATGCTTGGCCTCCGGCCCTCCGTCAAACGCCTGATGATGTACCAGCAGGGGTGCTTCGCGGGCGGCACGGTGCTGCGCGTGGCCAAGGACCTCGCCGAGAACAACCGCGGAGCGCGTGTCCTGGTGGTGTGCTCCGAGATCACTGCCGTCACATTCCGGGGACCCTCCGAGTCCCACCTCGACTCCATGGTCGGGCAGGCGCTGTTCGGTGATGGCGCGGCGGCGGTTATTGTCGGTGCTGACCCCGACGAGCGTGTGGAACGCCCGCTGTTCCAGCTCGTGTCGGCATCACAGACCATCCTCCCAGACTCTGAGGGCGCCATCGATGGCCACCTCCGTGAGGTCGGGCTCACGTTCCACCTGCTCAAGGACGTGCCCGGGCTCATCTCCAAGAACATCGAGCGCTCGTTGGAGGAGGCGTTCAAGCCACTAGGGATCACCGACTACAACTCCATCTTCTGGGTGGCGCACCCCGGTGGGCCAGCAATCCTGGACCAGGTGGAGGCCAAGGTCGGGCTAAAGAAGGAGCGGATGCGCGCGACGCGACATGTCCTGTCCGAATACGGCAACATGTCTAGCGCCTGCGTGCTCTTCATCCTCGACGAGATGCGCAAGCGCTCTGCCGAGGATGGCCAGGCCACCACCGGTGAAGGCTTGGACTGGGGTGTCCTCTTCGGCTTCGGCCCCGGGCTCACCGTTGAGACCGTCGTGCTCCATAGCGTCCCCATTACCACCGGCGCAGCCATCACCGCCTGA